DNA from Longimicrobium sp.:
GGCGGAGGAGGCGCGCCTGGTCGGCGGCCGGCGGCTTGAAGTCGAAGTGCTGCGTGACCGCCAGCTCGGTGAGCGTGGCGGCGGCGGCCGGCCACTCGGGGTCGTCGGCCACGGCCGAGCCGATCCGCCGCGCGAACGCCTGCACGTGCGCCGCCACCGAGTCGCGGGCCAGGCTCCCGGTGGTCTGGTTGTCGAAGCCTGCCAGCTCCAGCGGCCGCGCCGTGCCCAGGGTGCTCGCCACGTAGTCGAAGGTGGGGAGCACCTGCTCGCTCCGGTTCCACACCCCGAAGATCCCGCGCCGCGCGGCCGACAGCACGTCCTCGCCCGCCAGCACGTGCCTCCACACCTGGTGCACGTCGTACAGCCCGCTCTCCCAGGCCAGCACGTCGAAGCCCATCTCCTGGTGCAGGAAGGCGATCAGGCGGGCCTTGGCCAGGAAGGTGGTGCCGTCGCCGTGCGACTGCTCGCCCAGCATCACCACGCGCGCTGAGCCGATGGCGGCCTTCAGCGGCTGCAGGTCGCGGAAGTCGCGGTCGGCCGCCGAGAGCGACGAGATCGGGTGCGCGTTCGCCGCCAGCCACTCGGCGGGCGTCTGCGGCGGCGGCGGCGGGGGAGGAGGGGTGGACGGGGAGTCGCAGGCGGCCAGGAGGAGGAGAAGCGCTCCTCCCGCGAGGCGGTGCAGCACGGCCATCGGCACTCTCTCGGGGTTGCGGGGGGGAAGATCGGCGGACTCGTGGCGGAGAGACGGGACCGGGGTGCACCGGCGGCCCACGACGGGAGAACGCGCGCGGGGGCCGGACACGGACACCCGTTTTTATACACGCGGAGGGGCGCTCGCGCCAGCGCTTCCCTTCCGCGTCCGGCGCGGAGTAGATTTGCGGTCGCGGGCGCCGGCGGTCCGGTCGCGGGACCGCGCGCCGTCCCTCCTCCTCTCCCGGAGTGCTCCCGATGTACGCGCTGCGCCTCCGCCGGCTTCTCCCGGTCGCCACGACGGCCGCCCTGACGCTCGCCGGGCGCGCCGCCGCCCAGCCGGCGCGGACGGTCGCGCTGCCGGACCTCGGCGGTCTCCGGTCCATCGTCATCATCGACGAGTGGAACGGGCTCTCGCCGCTGGCGCCGGTCCGGGCGGCGTACGGGATCGACCGGCAGGACGAGACGTTCTTCTTCGCGGGATCGGGGAACCTCTCGGTGGCGGGAGCCAGTACCGGGGCGCGCCAGCGCTACGTGATGGTGGCGCTCCCCGACAGCGTGACGCGGCGCTTCCTCGCCGCGCTCGCGGCCGTCCCCGTGGCGGAGCGCGCGTACCAGCCGGTGCTCACGCGCACCGACGACTACCCGTCGCTCACCATCCGGCTGGAGTTCGTGGAAGGCACGGTCGAGTTCTCCTCCACCTCGCAGGGCGAGGGGATGCGCCCCTGGCGGGTGAGGCTGCAGGGACCGGACTCCGCGCGGGAGCTGGTGAGCGACTCCGACGCCCCTTGGCGGGCGCTCCGCGCGCTGCACCCGTTCCTCAAGCGCGACGTGCTGGAGGCGCTCAAGCGGCAGCCCGCGGGCGCGCCCTGAGGATGGCGGGCGTGGAAGACCTTTCCCCGCTGGGGCTGGCGCGCGGGACGGTGCGGCTGGCCCCGTACGACCCCGCCTGGCGCGACCTGTTCGCCGCCGAGGCGGCGCGCCTGCGCGCGGCGCTGGGCGGCCGGGTGCTGGTCATCGAGCACGTCGGCAGCACGTCCATCCCGGGGATGGACGCCAAGCCGATCCTGGACATGATGGCCGCGGTCCCGACCCTGGCCGAGGCGGACCGGCTGGTGCCCCTGGTGGAGGCGCTCGGGTACGAGCTGCGGCCCGACCCGGAGATCCCCGAGCGGCGCTTCTTCGTGCGCGGGCGGACCACCCGGCGCACGCACCACTTCTCGCTGGCCGAGCCGGCTTCCCGCTACTGGCGCGACACGCTCCTCTTCCGCGACTGGCTGCGCGCGCACCCGGAAGCGGCGGAGGAGTACCGCGCGCTCAAGCACGCCCTCGCCGCCCGCCACGCGACCGACCGCGAGAAGTACACGAACGGCAAGGAGGCCTTCGTGCACGCGGTGCTCGCGCGCGCCCGCGCCGAGCACGCCGCGCGGCCGTCTTCGTCCAGCGACTCCGGCGACCATGCGTGACATCTCCCTCCCGCGGGCCTCCCTCGTCCCGCGATCCTCGCTCCCCGCGACGCGGCTCGCCCGGCTGCTGCTCGCGGCGCTGCTGGCGGGCTCCGCGCCGGCGTGCATGAGCTGGCGGGTCCGCTCGACGCCCCGGCCGGACGCCGGCGCCCGGCGCTACTTCGAGCTCGCGCGCGTGACCGCGGAGAGCGGCGACATGATGGTCCTGCACGAGGTGCAGGTGACGCAGGACAGCGTCTTCGGCTGGCGGAGGCGGGAGGTGGGCGGCGGGCTCGACGAGGTCCGGCTGGCGCGCTCGCAGGTCAGGGTATTCGAGGCGCGGCGGTTCAACGCCGCCGGCACCGTCGCGGTGATGGCCGTGGGGGTCGCCGGCCTTCTCGCCGGCCTCTTCTACCTTTCCCTCGCCACCGAACACACGTAGCCCTCGCCCGCATGTCCGCACCCCCCGACCTCCCCCTCGTCGCCCGCGCGCGGCGGCACGCGGACCGCGCGGCGGTCGCCGCGGCGGAGGGCGCGTTCACCTACGCGGAGCTGCTGGACGCCTCGGCGCGCGTGGCCGCCGCGCTCCTGGACGGCGCGGCGGACCTGGGCGAGGCGCGGGTGGCGTTCCTGGCGCCGCCCGGCTGGCACTACGTGGCCGCGCAGTGGGGCGCCTGGCGCGCCGGGGGGATCGCCGTCCCCCTCGCCGTCTCGCATCCCCCCGCCGAGCTGCAGTACGTGATCCGGGACGCGGACGCGGCGGTCGTCGTCGCCCACCCGGACTTCGCGGACGTGCTGCGCCCGATCGCCGGGCGCGAGGGGCGGCGCTTCCTGCTGACCGCCGACGCGCTGGCGGCGGCGCCGGGGCCGCTCCCGCCGGTCGCGGAGGGGCGGCGGGCGGCGATGGTCTACACCAGCGGCACCACGGGTAAGCCCAAGGGCGTGGTCACCACCCACGCCAACCTGCGCGCGCAGGTGGAATCGCTCGTGGAGGCGTGGGAGTGGAGCGCCGACGACCGCACGCTGCTGGTGCTCCCGCTGCACCACGTGCACGGCATCGTCAACGTGCTCACCTGCGCGCTCTGGTCCGGCGCCGTCTGCGAGATGCTCCCGGTGTTCGACGCGGACGAGGCGTGGCGGCGCATCGAGTCGGGGCGGCTCACGCTGTTCATGGCCGTCCCCACCGTCTACCGCCGCCTGGTCGCCGCGTGGGAGGCGGCCCCGCCCGGGCGGCGGGCGCGCATGTCGGAAGGGTGCCGGCGGATGCGGCTGATGGTCTCCGGCTCGGCCGCGCTCCCCGCGCAGACGCTGGAGCGCTGGCGCGAGATCAGCGGCCATGTGCTGCTGGAGCGCTACGGGATGACGGAGATCGGGATGGCGCTCTCCAACCCGCTCCACGGCGAGCGGCGGCCGGGGTACGTGGGGCTGCCGCTCCCCGGCGTGGAGGTGCGGCTGGTGGACGAGGCGGGGCGCGAGGTGCCGCCCGGGACGCCGGGGGAGGTGGAGGTGCGCGGGCCCACCGTCTTCTTGGAGTACTGGCGCCGCCCCGACGCCACCGCGGC
Protein-coding regions in this window:
- a CDS encoding erythromycin esterase family protein, which codes for MAVLHRLAGGALLLLLAACDSPSTPPPPPPPPQTPAEWLAANAHPISSLSAADRDFRDLQPLKAAIGSARVVMLGEQSHGDGTTFLAKARLIAFLHQEMGFDVLAWESGLYDVHQVWRHVLAGEDVLSAARRGIFGVWNRSEQVLPTFDYVASTLGTARPLELAGFDNQTTGSLARDSVAAHVQAFARRIGSAVADDPEWPAAAATLTELAVTQHFDFKPPAADQARLLRLLGALRADASARAAGDREALFWTQALESLASYASMMWAAPPGQFRAQDSNVRDTQMARNLLWLADVYYPGRKIIVWAASAHVAREVTGLALGNGFQPFATGWTVHMGDEVHRVLGSQMYAIGFTAATGSFGPAGAAPQAIPPVTPGSLEAYFTEAGLANAFVDFRAPPAGGEWLRNVSTRAFGYGDLRGDWTRVLDGMVFTREMIPSTTASR
- a CDS encoding GrpB family protein; translated protein: MEDLSPLGLARGTVRLAPYDPAWRDLFAAEAARLRAALGGRVLVIEHVGSTSIPGMDAKPILDMMAAVPTLAEADRLVPLVEALGYELRPDPEIPERRFFVRGRTTRRTHHFSLAEPASRYWRDTLLFRDWLRAHPEAAEEYRALKHALAARHATDREKYTNGKEAFVHAVLARARAEHAARPSSSSDSGDHA
- a CDS encoding acyl-CoA synthetase → MSAPPDLPLVARARRHADRAAVAAAEGAFTYAELLDASARVAAALLDGAADLGEARVAFLAPPGWHYVAAQWGAWRAGGIAVPLAVSHPPAELQYVIRDADAAVVVAHPDFADVLRPIAGREGRRFLLTADALAAAPGPLPPVAEGRRAAMVYTSGTTGKPKGVVTTHANLRAQVESLVEAWEWSADDRTLLVLPLHHVHGIVNVLTCALWSGAVCEMLPVFDADEAWRRIESGRLTLFMAVPTVYRRLVAAWEAAPPGRRARMSEGCRRMRLMVSGSAALPAQTLERWREISGHVLLERYGMTEIGMALSNPLHGERRPGYVGLPLPGVEVRLVDEAGREVPPGTPGEVEVRGPTVFLEYWRRPDATAAAFREGGWFRTGDVGVVEDGYYRLLGRSSVDIIKTGGYKVSALEIEEVLRAHPAVAECAVVGVEDADWGERVSAAVELKDGAALTLDELQAWARERLAPYKLPRALRAVAALPRNAMGKVTKPDVAKLFRGS